One part of the Lotus japonicus ecotype B-129 chromosome 2, LjGifu_v1.2 genome encodes these proteins:
- the LOC130736273 gene encoding uncharacterized protein LOC130736273, with protein MGHYNSGPKPFLFYNSWLVDKEFDRLVKDWWSSCAVQGWSGYVLQRKFKDLKGKIKGWRGYTRSDTEEKIKLLESELQSVMESLESEGMSDELRGKRSQILSGLWEGYRIEESKWRQKSRLRWLKKGDKNTSFFHFVSKRRRAKNQICRLRVGDTELNDPATIKESIRAQFQSFFTREELLRPKLKCTNLVKLSMADKRFLDDTFSEAEIWDVLKNCDGNKAQGPDGFNFNFFKHF; from the coding sequence ATGGGACATTACAATTCAGGACCCAAACCCTTTTTATTCTACAACAGCTGGCTGGTGGATAAAGAATTCGACAGATTGGTTAAGGACTGGTGGAGTTCTTGCGCTGTACAGGGCTGGTCAGGATATGTGTTGCAAAGAAAATTCAAAGATTTGAAAGGCAAAATTAAAGGTTGGCGGGGTTACACAAGATCAGACACTGAGGAGAAGATCAAACTGCTAGAGAGTGAACTTCAGTCAGTAATGGAAAGCTTGGAGTCTGAGGGCATGTCGGATGAGTTACGGGGAAAGAGGAGCCAAATATTGAGTGGGTTGTGGGAAGGTTACAGGATTGAGGAGTCCAAATGGAGGCAGAAATCAAGATTAAGATGGCTGAAGAAGGGCGATAAAAATACGTCATTCTTCCATTTCGTTAGTAAGAGAAGGAGAGCAAAGAATCAGATATGTAGGCTTAGAGTGGGGGATACAGAATTAAATGACCCAGCAACAATCAAAGAATCAATAAGGGCTCAATTCCAATCCTTCTTCACTCGTGAAGAGTTGCTCAGACCAAAGCTTAAATGCACAAATCTGGTTAAACTGTCTATGGCGGACAAAAGGTTTTTGGACGATACATTTTCAGAGGCGGAGATATGGGATGTCTTAAAAAACTGTGATGGCAATAAGGCGCAAGGCCCCGACggcttcaatttcaatttcttcaAACATTTTTGA